The Haladaptatus cibarius D43 genome window below encodes:
- a CDS encoding fibrillarin-like rRNA/tRNA 2'-O-methyltransferase gives MSDSNEDDSALPTGVERRQFGGESRLATRGEPVYGEPTDGDCRCWDARRSKLAAMLEHGMDTGLQGDETVLYLGAASGTTVSHVADFSGPTYAVEFAPRPTRDLLDVAESRDNLFPLLKDARKPATYAHVVESDVDVIVQDVATRGQARVACENRQFLEDDGRLLLAIKARSEDVASDPEIVFDHARESLKEEFEIVETRRLEPFHTDHLGIVAVPR, from the coding sequence ATGAGCGATTCGAACGAAGACGACTCCGCGCTTCCAACAGGCGTCGAGCGCAGGCAGTTCGGCGGCGAAAGCCGACTGGCCACGCGGGGAGAACCCGTCTACGGCGAACCGACGGACGGCGACTGCCGGTGCTGGGACGCCCGGCGCTCCAAGTTGGCCGCGATGCTGGAACACGGGATGGACACCGGGCTACAAGGTGACGAGACGGTGCTCTATCTCGGCGCGGCCAGCGGAACCACCGTAAGCCACGTCGCCGACTTCTCCGGCCCGACCTACGCAGTCGAGTTCGCGCCGCGTCCGACCCGCGACCTGTTGGACGTGGCTGAATCCCGGGACAATCTCTTTCCGCTGTTGAAGGACGCCCGAAAACCGGCGACCTATGCGCACGTGGTCGAATCGGATGTGGACGTTATCGTTCAAGACGTGGCCACCCGCGGACAAGCGCGGGTTGCCTGCGAGAACAGGCAATTTCTCGAAGATGACGGACGCCTTCTACTTGCGATTAAAGCCAGAAGCGAGGACGTGGCGAGCGACCCGGAAATCGTGTTCGACCACGCACGCGAATCGCTCAAAGAGGAGTTCGAAATCGTGGAAACCCGACGACTCGAACCGTTCCACACCGACCACCTCGGCATCGTCGCAGTTCCCCGGTAG